A stretch of Lutra lutra chromosome 9, mLutLut1.2, whole genome shotgun sequence DNA encodes these proteins:
- the ITGB1BP1 gene encoding integrin beta-1-binding protein 1, producing MFRKGKKRHSSSSSQSSEISTKSKSVDSSLGGLSRSSTVASLDTDSTKSSGQSNNNSDTCAEFRIKYVGAIEKLKFSEGKSLEGPLDLINYIDVAQQDGKLPFVPLEEEFIMGVSKYGIKVSSSDQYDVLHRHALYLIIRMVCYDDGLGAGRSLLALKTTDASNKEYSLWVYQCSSLEQAQAICKVLSTAFDSVLTSEKA from the exons ATGTTTCGGAAAGGCAAAAAGCGACACAGTAGCAGCAGTTCCCAGAGTAGTGAAATCAGTACTAAGAGCAAG TCCGTGGACTCCAGCCTCGGGGGGCTCTCCCGATCCAGCACCGTGGCCAGCCTCGACACGGACTCGACCAAGAGCTCAG GACAAAGCAACAACAATTCAGATACCTGTGCGGAATTTCGAATAAAATATGTTGGTGCCATTGAGAAACTGAAATTCTCTGAAGGAAAAAGTCTTGAAGGGCCTCTAGACCTCATCAATTACATAGATGTTGcccag cAAGATGGAAAGTTGCCTTTCGTTCCTCTGGAGGAAGAATTTATCATGGGAGTTTCCAAGTATGGTATAAAAGTATCATCATCAGATCAATAT GACGTCTTACACCGGCACGCTCTATATTTAATCATCCGCATGGTATGTTACGATGATGGCCTGGGGGCAGGAAGAAGCTTACTGGCCTTGAAGACCACCGATGCCAGCAACAAGGAGTACAGCCTCTGGGTCTACCAGTGCAGCAGCCTG GAACAGGCACAAGCCATCTGCAAAGTTTTATCCACCGCTTTTGACTCTGTATTAACATCGGAGAAAGCTTGA